One window of Flavobacterium ammonificans genomic DNA carries:
- a CDS encoding VIT1/CCC1 transporter family protein: MDVNKLKKQLQIEVDTAFLYDSIASIQTDISLKRVLNSLAEIEKGHAHHMLNKIVTFDTNYQMPLPSSKAKFQLKVGKLFGYSSIISSLANIEKQFAVNTIKNKIEQGEKLTGFEHNHLNIIEAVNNNEALNVSGGLLSKFESRHKSVGGNALRAAVLGSNDGLVSNMSLVMGVAGAAVSNDTILLTGTAGLLAGAISMALGEWLSVQSSRELNQRQIELETEELEASPEEEKKELVLLYQAKGMNAADAQKLADKAFESPETAIDAIINEELGIDKDELGGSAWEAATASFILFAIGAIIPLYPFIFLDGRSAILLSIGSSVVGLFGIGAAITLLTGKSILFSGFRQVAFGLVAAAVTYGIGTLIGVSLAG, translated from the coding sequence ATGGATGTAAATAAATTAAAAAAGCAATTGCAAATTGAAGTAGATACTGCTTTTTTATATGATAGCATTGCTTCCATTCAAACTGATATTAGTTTGAAGCGGGTTTTGAATAGTTTGGCTGAAATAGAAAAGGGACATGCACATCACATGTTGAATAAAATAGTGACTTTTGATACCAATTATCAAATGCCATTGCCTTCTTCTAAAGCCAAGTTTCAACTGAAAGTAGGAAAGCTATTTGGCTACAGTTCTATCATTAGTAGTTTGGCCAACATTGAAAAACAATTTGCTGTTAATACTATTAAGAATAAAATCGAACAAGGCGAAAAGCTAACCGGATTTGAACACAATCACTTGAATATTATCGAAGCAGTCAATAATAATGAGGCGTTGAACGTTTCTGGTGGATTGTTATCCAAGTTTGAAAGTCGCCATAAATCTGTAGGTGGAAATGCATTACGAGCAGCGGTACTAGGATCAAATGACGGACTAGTTTCTAATATGAGTTTAGTTATGGGAGTAGCTGGCGCAGCCGTTTCTAATGATACCATTCTATTAACAGGAACCGCAGGACTTTTGGCTGGGGCAATTTCGATGGCTTTAGGCGAATGGCTATCAGTACAAAGTTCAAGAGAATTGAATCAACGTCAAATTGAATTAGAAACAGAAGAATTAGAAGCTTCTCCCGAAGAAGAGAAAAAAGAATTGGTTTTATTGTACCAAGCCAAAGGTATGAATGCAGCCGATGCACAAAAATTAGCAGACAAAGCATTTGAAAGCCCAGAGACTGCCATTGATGCAATCATTAATGAGGAATTAGGAATTGACAAAGATGAATTAGGAGGTTCGGCATGGGAAGCTGCGACAGCCTCCTTTATTTTATTTGCCATTGGAGCCATCATTCCGTTGTATCCATTTATCTTCTTAGATGGTAGAAGCGCTATTTTACTAAGTATTGGAAGTAGCGTAGTGGGTCTTTTTGGGATTGGAGCAGCAATTACTTTATTGACAGGTAAGAGTATTTTATTTTCTGGATTTAGACAAGTTGCTTTTGGATTGGTAGCCGCAGCAGTAACCTATGGAATTGGAACTTTAATTGGAGTTTCACTAGCAGGATAA
- a CDS encoding DUF2231 domain-containing protein — MNDAHLHMVVNHFPIVGTIVAIGILIAGLLNKNQSIINTAYVLFIIGAVFGILSMNTGEGAEELVEDMPGIGWKIIHEHEELAEKMALLLDVLGILSLVGFYFQYKNNPKQKLVSYLLLVLSIASLFVIQKVGTSGGEIRHTEIRNESNATHNLKTDNKHDE, encoded by the coding sequence ATGAATGACGCACATTTACACATGGTAGTAAACCATTTTCCGATTGTTGGAACTATTGTAGCAATTGGAATTTTAATTGCAGGATTATTAAACAAAAACCAATCGATTATTAATACTGCTTATGTATTATTTATTATTGGAGCTGTTTTTGGTATTTTGAGTATGAATACAGGAGAAGGAGCAGAGGAACTAGTAGAAGACATGCCAGGGATTGGTTGGAAAATCATCCATGAACACGAGGAATTAGCTGAAAAAATGGCTTTATTATTAGATGTTTTAGGAATTTTATCTTTAGTTGGTTTTTATTTCCAATATAAAAACAATCCCAAACAGAAATTAGTTTCCTACTTACTATTAGTTTTAAGTATCGCTAGTCTTTTTGTAATTCAAAAAGTAGGTACCTCTGGTGGTGAAATTCGTCATACTGAAATACGAAATGAATCTAATGCTACTCATAATTTAAAAACAGATAATAAACATGACGAATAG
- the pckA gene encoding phosphoenolpyruvate carboxykinase (ATP), translating into MKNIKIIQELQGLGITGYHEVSYNPSYEDLFQAEVSQRRKGYEKGALTETGAVAVKTGIFTGRSPKDRYIVKDDITKDTIYWDDKVNFPTTQMIWHDLKKLVLKQLSTSPKLYVVDAFCGTNPDTRLKVRFVMEVAWQAHFVTNMFIRPSVYELENFGEPDFVVMNGSKTTNPDWQKQGLNSENFVVFNLTEKIQIIGGTWYGGEMKKGMFAMMNYYLPLKGMASMHCSANVGEDGDVAVFFGLSGTGKTTLSADPKRYLIGDDEHGWDDNGVFNFEGGCYAKVIDLSEQNEPDIWRAIKRDALLENVMVDEYGEINYHDHSITENSRVSYPIYHINKIVLPSKAGHAKKIIYLSADAFGVLPPVSILDEDQAQYHFLCGYTSKLAGTERGITEPVPSFSPAFGEAFLTLHPTMYSKTLIGKMKKHGAKAYLVNTGWNGTGKRISLKNTRAIIDAIISGEIEKSSTTEIPYLNLTIPNELPNVSEGILDPRDTYEDKKEWERRAKDLAARYIKNFEQYTDNEEGKRLVKAGPKL; encoded by the coding sequence ATGAAAAACATCAAAATTATTCAAGAATTACAAGGATTAGGGATAACAGGTTACCATGAAGTTTCGTACAATCCTAGTTATGAAGATTTATTTCAAGCAGAGGTTTCTCAAAGAAGAAAAGGATATGAAAAAGGAGCATTAACAGAAACTGGTGCAGTAGCAGTTAAAACCGGAATATTTACAGGTCGTTCACCAAAAGACCGTTATATTGTAAAAGACGATATCACAAAAGATACTATTTATTGGGATGATAAAGTTAATTTTCCGACAACTCAAATGATTTGGCATGATTTGAAAAAGTTGGTATTAAAACAACTTTCTACATCTCCCAAACTTTATGTTGTTGATGCTTTTTGTGGTACAAATCCAGACACTCGATTAAAAGTTCGTTTTGTTATGGAAGTAGCATGGCAAGCGCATTTTGTAACCAATATGTTTATTCGTCCTTCTGTTTACGAATTAGAAAACTTTGGTGAGCCTGATTTTGTGGTAATGAATGGATCCAAAACAACCAATCCAGATTGGCAAAAACAGGGACTTAACTCTGAAAACTTCGTTGTATTTAATCTTACCGAAAAAATCCAAATTATCGGTGGTACTTGGTATGGTGGAGAAATGAAGAAAGGAATGTTTGCCATGATGAATTATTATTTACCATTAAAAGGAATGGCATCTATGCATTGTTCAGCTAATGTTGGAGAAGATGGAGATGTTGCTGTATTCTTTGGACTATCTGGAACAGGAAAAACTACGCTTTCTGCTGATCCTAAACGTTATTTAATTGGAGATGATGAGCACGGTTGGGATGATAATGGCGTATTTAATTTTGAAGGAGGCTGTTATGCTAAAGTAATAGACTTGTCTGAACAAAATGAACCTGATATTTGGCGAGCTATTAAAAGAGACGCTTTGCTCGAAAATGTAATGGTAGATGAATACGGTGAAATTAATTATCATGACCATTCAATTACTGAAAATTCAAGGGTTTCCTATCCAATATATCATATCAATAAAATTGTCCTTCCTTCAAAGGCTGGGCATGCTAAAAAAATTATTTACCTTTCTGCAGATGCCTTTGGGGTATTACCTCCAGTTTCTATTTTAGATGAAGATCAAGCACAATACCACTTTTTATGTGGTTACACTTCAAAATTAGCTGGAACTGAAAGAGGAATTACTGAGCCAGTACCTTCGTTTTCTCCTGCTTTTGGGGAAGCTTTTTTAACACTTCATCCAACTATGTATTCAAAAACACTAATTGGCAAAATGAAAAAGCATGGTGCCAAAGCTTATTTAGTGAACACAGGATGGAATGGAACTGGTAAACGTATTTCATTAAAAAATACTAGAGCAATTATAGATGCAATCATCAGTGGGGAAATTGAAAAGTCCTCGACAACTGAAATTCCTTATTTGAACTTAACTATTCCAAATGAGTTGCCAAATGTAAGTGAAGGTATTTTAGATCCTAGAGATACGTATGAGGACAAAAAAGAATGGGAACGAAGAGCTAAAGATTTAGCAGCTCGTTATATTAAAAACTTTGAACAGTACACTGATAATGAAGAGGGAAAACGTTTAGTTAAGGCTGGTCCTAAACTCTAA
- the hisG gene encoding ATP phosphoribosyltransferase produces the protein MSTLKIAIQKSGRLNEDSIQILKDCGISINNGNDQLKATASNFPLEVLYLRNSDIPQYLIDGVVDAAIVGDNLLVEKGKNIQVVEKLGFSKCKVSVAVPKNFEYNSVNDLEGLRIATSYPNTVLDFFNSKNIAVYLHQISGSVEIAPNIGLADAIVDIVSSGSTLFKNNLKEVEVIFKSEAVLAVSPKMTSENKVILNKLQFRIQSVLRARKSKYILMNVPNDKIKEISSILPVLKSPTVMPLAQEGWSSVHTVIEEDRFWEVIDELKAAGAEGILVCPIEKMVL, from the coding sequence ATGAGTACGTTAAAAATTGCCATTCAAAAATCAGGAAGACTAAACGAAGACAGTATCCAAATCCTAAAAGACTGTGGAATTTCTATCAACAATGGAAATGATCAATTAAAAGCAACTGCTTCTAATTTTCCATTGGAAGTTTTATACCTTAGAAATTCGGATATTCCTCAATATTTAATCGATGGAGTAGTAGATGCTGCTATTGTAGGCGATAATCTTTTAGTCGAAAAAGGAAAAAACATTCAAGTAGTAGAAAAATTAGGTTTTTCAAAATGCAAAGTTTCTGTTGCTGTACCCAAGAACTTTGAATACAATTCTGTTAATGATTTAGAGGGTTTGCGAATTGCTACTTCTTACCCAAATACCGTTTTGGATTTCTTTAATTCCAAAAATATTGCAGTTTATTTGCACCAAATTTCAGGTTCGGTCGAAATTGCACCTAATATTGGTTTGGCAGATGCTATCGTAGATATTGTTTCAAGTGGTAGTACTTTGTTTAAAAACAATTTAAAGGAAGTTGAAGTAATATTTAAAAGTGAGGCTGTTTTAGCGGTTTCGCCAAAAATGACTTCTGAAAACAAAGTAATTTTAAACAAATTACAATTCCGAATCCAATCCGTTTTAAGAGCACGTAAATCAAAATACATTTTAATGAATGTACCGAACGATAAAATAAAAGAAATCAGTTCCATTTTACCCGTTTTAAAAAGCCCAACGGTTATGCCATTGGCACAAGAAGGTTGGTCAAGTGTTCACACTGTTATTGAAGAGGATCGTTTTTGGGAAGTAATCGACGAGTTAAAAGCCGCTGGAGCGGAAGGTATTCTGGTTTGTCCAATTGAAAAAATGGTGTTGTAA
- the hisD gene encoding histidinol dehydrogenase, whose product MNKIYNPKQENWASLLERPTKTVDDIEATVKEIFAAVQSKGDEAVNQYTAKFDGIALENNLVSNAEIEQAIAAVSDELKAAIQLAKSNIEKFHQAQKTNRVSVETTEGVQCWQEKRPIQKIGLYIPGGTAPLFSTVLMLAIPAAIAGCKEVVLCSPPNKNGNLNPAILYAANLCGVTKIIKVGGIQAIAGMTFGTTTIPKVYKIFGPGNQYVTVAKQLATQFGVAIDMPAGPSELLVVADDSAVPAFVASDLLSQAEHGTDSQVILVSTSKKMIDAVEQEVQSQLAVLPRKAIAEKAIANSKLIYVENAAIALDLINEYGPEHFIVCTENDDFYVDNIENAGSVFIGNYTPESAGDYASGTNHTLPTNGYAKNYSGVNLDSFMKSMTFQKISEKGIQNIGNAIEIMAEKEGLQAHKNAVTLRLNAIENGK is encoded by the coding sequence ATGAATAAAATATACAATCCAAAACAGGAAAACTGGGCTTCTTTATTAGAGAGACCTACTAAAACTGTGGACGATATCGAAGCAACAGTAAAAGAAATTTTTGCTGCAGTACAATCAAAAGGAGACGAAGCTGTAAATCAATATACAGCAAAGTTTGACGGAATTGCTTTGGAAAACAATTTGGTTTCCAATGCCGAAATAGAACAAGCTATTGCTGCAGTTTCTGACGAATTGAAAGCAGCTATTCAATTGGCTAAATCAAATATCGAAAAATTCCACCAAGCGCAAAAAACCAATCGTGTTAGCGTTGAAACTACGGAAGGGGTTCAATGTTGGCAAGAAAAACGTCCTATTCAGAAAATTGGATTATACATTCCTGGCGGAACAGCGCCTTTGTTTTCAACAGTGTTGATGTTGGCTATTCCAGCTGCAATTGCTGGATGCAAAGAAGTAGTATTGTGTTCGCCTCCCAATAAAAACGGCAATTTAAATCCTGCTATTTTGTACGCTGCAAACTTATGTGGGGTAACTAAAATTATAAAAGTAGGTGGAATTCAAGCGATAGCGGGAATGACTTTTGGAACAACTACTATTCCGAAAGTGTATAAAATATTTGGACCCGGAAATCAATATGTAACGGTGGCAAAACAATTAGCAACTCAATTTGGCGTAGCCATTGATATGCCTGCTGGACCATCGGAATTGTTAGTCGTAGCCGACGATAGTGCTGTACCCGCTTTTGTAGCGTCTGATTTATTAAGTCAAGCTGAACACGGAACTGATAGTCAAGTGATATTAGTTTCGACTTCTAAGAAAATGATAGACGCAGTTGAGCAAGAGGTACAATCACAATTGGCAGTTTTGCCAAGAAAGGCAATTGCAGAAAAAGCGATAGCTAATTCCAAATTGATTTATGTCGAAAATGCAGCAATTGCTTTAGATTTAATTAACGAATACGGTCCGGAACACTTTATAGTGTGTACTGAAAACGATGATTTTTATGTGGATAATATCGAAAATGCGGGTTCGGTTTTCATAGGCAATTATACTCCAGAAAGTGCTGGTGATTATGCTTCGGGAACCAATCACACGCTACCAACGAATGGTTATGCTAAAAATTATAGTGGCGTCAACTTGGATAGTTTTATGAAATCTATGACGTTTCAAAAGATTTCTGAAAAAGGGATTCAAAACATTGGAAATGCCATCGAAATTATGGCAGAAAAAGAAGGATTACAAGCGCACAAAAATGCGGTTACATTACGTTTAAATGCGATTGAAAATGGAAAATAA
- the hisC gene encoding histidinol-phosphate transaminase, translating into MENKFDINSLVRENVKAMKPYSSARDEFEDFDTTEMIFLDANENPFENGVNRYPDPQQATVKSVLAEQNGVDKNQILLGNGSDEVLDLLFRAFCEPKIDNVITLPPTYGMYGVLANLNAIENREVLLSTDFQPQLDAIMKVVDTNSKMIFLCSPNNPTGNSFSEESVHYLLDNFNGLVVIDEAYIDFSDKASWIQKIKDYPNLIITQTLSKAYGLAGIRLGICYASAAIIAVLNKIKPPYNVNELTQKRALERLASPNQIKEEINFIIAQREQLLKVINEVNFVSKIYPTEANFILIKVDNANQRYDELIAKGIVIRNRTTQPLCENTLRLTIGTEEENQKLIDALKSLN; encoded by the coding sequence ATGGAAAATAAATTTGATATCAATTCTTTAGTTCGTGAGAACGTTAAAGCAATGAAGCCATATTCTTCGGCGCGAGATGAATTTGAAGATTTTGACACAACTGAAATGATTTTTTTGGATGCCAATGAAAATCCGTTTGAAAATGGCGTGAATCGTTATCCAGACCCACAGCAAGCGACGGTTAAATCGGTTTTAGCTGAACAAAATGGAGTGGATAAAAATCAAATCTTGTTAGGAAATGGAAGTGATGAAGTGTTGGATTTATTGTTTCGTGCTTTTTGCGAACCTAAAATTGACAATGTAATTACGTTGCCGCCAACCTACGGAATGTATGGGGTTTTGGCCAATCTAAATGCAATTGAGAATAGAGAGGTTTTACTTTCTACTGATTTTCAGCCACAATTAGATGCGATTATGAAAGTAGTGGATACAAATTCCAAAATGATTTTCCTTTGTTCGCCTAACAATCCAACTGGAAATTCTTTTTCAGAGGAAAGTGTTCACTATTTACTAGATAATTTCAACGGATTAGTCGTGATTGACGAAGCCTATATTGACTTTTCAGACAAAGCGTCTTGGATACAAAAAATCAAGGATTATCCTAATTTAATTATAACCCAAACCTTGTCTAAAGCCTATGGTTTGGCAGGAATAAGATTGGGTATTTGTTACGCTTCTGCAGCAATTATTGCGGTTTTGAATAAAATAAAACCGCCTTATAATGTTAATGAATTGACACAAAAAAGAGCTTTAGAACGTTTGGCTAGTCCAAACCAAATAAAAGAAGAAATCAACTTCATAATAGCGCAAAGAGAGCAGTTACTTAAAGTAATAAATGAAGTAAATTTTGTTTCAAAAATATATCCAACTGAGGCTAATTTCATTTTGATTAAAGTTGATAATGCCAATCAACGCTATGATGAGTTAATTGCTAAAGGAATTGTAATTCGAAATAGAACGACGCAACCTTTATGTGAAAACACCTTGCGTTTGACTATTGGAACAGAAGAAGAAAATCAAAAATTAATAGACGCTTTAAAAAGCTTAAATTAA
- a CDS encoding YdeI/OmpD-associated family protein — translation MITNIETYFEEGCGRCSKMATPLCRVRTWENELQLLRSIILECGLVEELKWSHPCYTFNKKNIVILGTTKANCVLGFFKGVLLEDSQKILVAQTENMQSARQLQFTNTEQIVNIENTIKAYIFEAIEVEKSGVKVPIKEPISIAIPEEFQYFLDMDEELKTAFEGLTPGRQKGYLLHFSEPKQSKTKTARVEKWMNQIKRGKGMHD, via the coding sequence ATGATAACTAATATAGAAACCTATTTTGAAGAAGGTTGTGGTCGCTGTTCCAAAATGGCTACTCCTTTGTGCAGAGTACGAACTTGGGAAAACGAGTTACAATTGTTGAGAAGTATTATTTTAGAATGTGGTTTGGTAGAAGAGTTGAAATGGAGTCATCCGTGTTATACTTTCAACAAAAAAAATATTGTAATACTGGGAACAACAAAAGCAAATTGTGTTCTAGGTTTTTTTAAAGGTGTTTTATTGGAAGATAGTCAAAAAATCTTGGTTGCCCAAACGGAAAATATGCAGTCTGCAAGACAATTACAATTCACTAATACAGAGCAAATTGTAAATATAGAAAACACAATAAAAGCCTATATTTTTGAGGCAATAGAGGTAGAAAAATCGGGAGTTAAAGTACCAATAAAAGAACCTATTTCGATTGCAATTCCTGAAGAATTTCAATACTTTTTAGATATGGATGAAGAACTAAAGACAGCATTTGAGGGATTAACTCCAGGAAGACAGAAAGGCTATTTGCTACATTTTTCAGAACCCAAACAATCTAAAACCAAAACGGCTCGAGTAGAAAAATGGATGAATCAAATAAAACGTGGAAAAGGAATGCATGATTAA
- the hisB gene encoding bifunctional histidinol-phosphatase/imidazoleglycerol-phosphate dehydratase HisB — protein MKKVLFIDRDGTIVIEPADYQLDSLDKLEFYPKAFQYLAKIANELDYELAMVTNQDGLGTDSFPEDTFWPTQNFILRAFENEGVLFDDIFIDRSFPADNASTRKPRTGMLTKYIDNPKYDLANSFVLGDRITDVALAKNLGAKAIFLNQQEGLGSEEIKENEDFSDVISLQTTDWKTIYEFLKLEARSASIERKTNETDIFIQLNLDGTGKSKIDTGIAFFDHMLDQIARHGQMDLEITVKGDLEVDEHHTIEDTAIALGEVFAKALGNKLGIERYGFCLPMDDCLSQVAIDFGGRNWLVWETEFKREMVGKMPTEMFYHFFKSFSDGAKANINIKAEGTNEHHKIEAIFKAFAKAIKVAVKRDTEKMILPSTKGML, from the coding sequence ATGAAAAAAGTATTATTTATAGATCGTGATGGAACCATCGTAATTGAACCTGCTGATTATCAATTAGACAGTTTAGATAAATTAGAATTTTACCCAAAAGCCTTTCAGTATTTGGCTAAGATTGCCAACGAATTGGATTATGAATTGGCAATGGTAACCAACCAAGACGGATTAGGAACCGATAGTTTTCCAGAAGATACATTTTGGCCTACACAGAATTTCATTTTAAGAGCGTTTGAAAACGAAGGCGTTTTATTTGATGATATTTTCATAGACCGTTCGTTTCCAGCTGACAATGCGTCAACTCGTAAACCTCGTACTGGAATGTTGACCAAATATATTGACAATCCGAAATATGATTTAGCTAATTCATTTGTCTTAGGCGACCGAATTACAGATGTTGCATTGGCAAAGAACTTAGGTGCTAAAGCTATTTTCTTAAATCAACAAGAAGGTTTAGGAAGTGAAGAAATCAAAGAAAATGAAGATTTTAGCGATGTTATTTCCTTACAAACCACCGATTGGAAAACCATTTATGAGTTTTTAAAATTAGAGGCTCGATCAGCAAGTATCGAAAGAAAAACAAACGAAACGGATATTTTTATCCAACTTAATTTAGATGGAACTGGGAAAAGTAAAATCGACACTGGGATTGCCTTTTTTGATCACATGTTGGACCAAATAGCTCGTCACGGTCAAATGGACTTAGAAATTACTGTTAAAGGCGATTTAGAGGTTGACGAACACCATACAATTGAAGATACTGCCATTGCTTTAGGAGAAGTTTTTGCAAAAGCATTAGGAAATAAATTAGGAATTGAACGCTACGGTTTTTGTTTGCCAATGGACGATTGCTTATCGCAGGTAGCCATTGACTTTGGAGGAAGAAATTGGTTGGTTTGGGAAACCGAATTCAAACGCGAAATGGTGGGCAAAATGCCAACTGAGATGTTTTACCACTTTTTCAAATCGTTCTCTGATGGTGCCAAAGCCAATATCAACATCAAAGCGGAAGGAACTAACGAACATCATAAGATTGAAGCTATTTTCAAGGCTTTCGCCAAAGCTATTAAAGTAGCTGTAAAACGCGATACTGAGAAAATGATTTTACCAAGTACCAAAGGAATGTTATAA
- the hisH gene encoding imidazole glycerol phosphate synthase subunit HisH, with translation MKIVIINYGAGNIQSILFAIERLGYTAELTNNPYEIEQADKVIFPGVGEASYAMQKLKESGLNSLIPTLKQPVLGICLGMQLMCQHSEEGNTEGLGIFDANVIRFSNKVKVPQMGWNQIYNLKSPLFEGINNNEYMYLVHSYYVPNCSEAIANTNYDVEYASALQKNNFYGTQFHPEKSGDIGEQILGNFLKL, from the coding sequence ATGAAAATTGTAATCATCAATTACGGTGCAGGAAATATCCAAAGTATTCTGTTTGCTATAGAACGTTTGGGATATACAGCCGAGTTAACTAATAATCCATACGAGATTGAACAAGCGGATAAAGTCATTTTTCCTGGAGTTGGAGAAGCGAGTTATGCCATGCAAAAACTCAAAGAAAGTGGTTTGAATAGTTTGATTCCAACATTGAAACAACCCGTATTAGGGATCTGTTTAGGGATGCAGTTGATGTGTCAACACTCCGAAGAAGGAAATACAGAGGGCTTAGGCATTTTTGATGCGAATGTCATTCGGTTTTCTAACAAGGTGAAAGTCCCTCAAATGGGGTGGAACCAAATTTATAATTTGAAATCGCCTTTGTTTGAAGGAATTAACAATAACGAATACATGTATTTAGTGCACAGCTATTATGTTCCCAATTGCAGCGAAGCCATTGCTAATACCAATTATGATGTAGAATATGCTTCAGCATTACAAAAAAATAATTTTTACGGAACCCAATTTCACCCAGAAAAAAGTGGCGATATTGGCGAACAAATCCTTGGAAACTTTTTAAAGTTATAA
- the hisA gene encoding 1-(5-phosphoribosyl)-5-[(5-phosphoribosylamino)methylideneamino]imidazole-4-carboxamide isomerase, translated as MRIIPAIDIIDGKCVRLSKGDYDTKIIYNENPLEVAKSFEAHGIEYLHLVDLDGAKSSKIVNYKILDQIATQTQLKIDFGGGLKSDADLRIAFESGANQITGGSIAVKNRAVFEQWIAEYGSDKIILGADATNEKVAVSGWLEDSNEDLIPFIQDYQSKGIEYVICTDIAKDGMLAGPSFDLYAKILATAKGIKLIASGGISTFDELPQLAELGCEGTIIGKAIYEGRISLKQLENYVLNQ; from the coding sequence ATGAGAATAATACCAGCCATAGATATCATTGACGGAAAATGTGTTCGTTTATCCAAAGGGGATTACGATACTAAAATCATATACAACGAAAACCCACTTGAAGTAGCCAAATCCTTTGAAGCGCACGGAATTGAGTATTTACATTTGGTGGATTTAGATGGCGCCAAGTCAAGCAAGATTGTGAATTATAAAATTCTAGATCAAATTGCTACACAAACCCAATTGAAAATTGATTTTGGTGGTGGATTGAAATCGGATGCTGATTTGAGGATTGCTTTTGAATCGGGGGCGAACCAAATTACAGGTGGAAGTATTGCCGTGAAAAATAGAGCTGTTTTTGAACAATGGATAGCTGAATATGGTTCGGATAAAATCATTTTAGGAGCAGATGCTACCAATGAAAAAGTAGCCGTTTCAGGTTGGTTAGAAGACTCTAATGAAGATTTAATCCCCTTTATTCAAGACTATCAAAGTAAAGGAATTGAGTATGTCATTTGTACGGATATTGCTAAAGACGGAATGTTGGCTGGACCAAGTTTTGATTTGTATGCTAAAATTTTGGCAACAGCCAAAGGAATTAAATTAATTGCCTCGGGGGGTATTTCTACTTTTGATGAATTACCACAATTAGCCGAATTAGGTTGTGAAGGAACCATCATTGGGAAAGCGATTTACGAAGGAAGGATTTCGTTAAAACAATTAGAGAACTATGTATTAAACCAATAG
- the hisF gene encoding imidazole glycerol phosphate synthase subunit HisF, giving the protein MLTKRIIPCLDIKNGRTVKGVNFVDLRDAGDPVELAKIYSDEGADELVFLDISATEEGRKTLVDLVRKVAATINIPFTVGGGIASVEDVEILLQNGADKVSINSSAVKNPQLITDLAQKFGSQCVVVAIDAKQIDGEWIVHLVGGKVPTDIKLFDWAKEVVARGAGEILFTSMDHDGTKNGFANEALATLSQLVNIPIIASGGAGNMQHFIDTFVEGKADAALAASVFHFKEIEIKTLKKELQNNHIEVRI; this is encoded by the coding sequence ATGCTTACAAAAAGAATCATTCCTTGTTTGGATATCAAAAACGGAAGAACGGTCAAAGGGGTCAATTTTGTGGACTTACGCGATGCGGGAGATCCTGTCGAATTGGCTAAAATCTATTCTGATGAAGGAGCGGATGAATTGGTTTTCTTGGATATTTCAGCTACAGAAGAAGGCCGTAAAACTTTGGTGGATCTAGTTCGCAAAGTAGCAGCTACGATTAATATTCCGTTTACTGTAGGTGGTGGAATCGCATCTGTAGAAGATGTAGAAATATTGTTGCAAAACGGTGCAGATAAAGTATCTATCAATTCTTCTGCGGTAAAAAATCCACAACTGATTACAGATTTAGCTCAGAAATTTGGTAGCCAATGTGTAGTTGTTGCTATTGATGCAAAACAAATTGATGGCGAATGGATAGTGCATTTAGTAGGTGGTAAAGTGCCTACAGATATTAAACTTTTCGATTGGGCAAAAGAAGTAGTAGCACGTGGTGCAGGAGAAATCTTGTTTACCTCAATGGATCATGACGGAACTAAAAATGGATTTGCTAACGAAGCTTTGGCTACATTGTCGCAATTGGTAAATATTCCTATTATTGCTTCAGGTGGAGCTGGGAATATGCAACATTTTATAGATACCTTTGTCGAAGGAAAAGCAGATGCTGCTTTAGCAGCCAGTGTTTTCCATTTCAAAGAAATTGAAATTAAGACCTTAAAAAAAGAATTACAAAATAATCATATTGAAGTTAGAATTTAA